In one window of Lewinella sp. 4G2 DNA:
- a CDS encoding SusD/RagB family nutrient-binding outer membrane lipoprotein, which translates to MIRTIGLLFILFLPFSCTSDFEDINTNQNAPAEVQPELLFRQVIYGYGDAMAYEGFVAGNLLSQHFAMIDFNLFDRHALASPQEGGNPWPILYTALRDNETILEIARENPAQSVYEGPALVMKAYLSMTLTDMFGDVPYFEAFQGRSAGVTTPSYDRQEDIYLADGGILDNLLTAFDLLDNYPGTQPLRGDILYDGDLSGWVQFARLLYLKALVRIGDREPIAARVSANLTSVPILSNNGENATFRFTAGPPNNYPLTTARVGIFNVFLMSQTAASIFAELNDPRVERLYRPAANSGTFTGIANGIDAASAIVPDDFARPGTIFREDGAQFQFHYATSWERFFLMAEAAQRGWINMDPQGQYEIGVKQAFEYWGVAMPADYLTTGPAAWDPARGLEQIMTQKWIANAGNAYEAWTDWRRTGFPRLAPVEASLNDNLIPIRMPYPSEEQALNFENYSTAAAATDGNSINVPVWWDR; encoded by the coding sequence ATGATACGCACCATAGGATTACTATTCATTCTCTTCCTCCCTTTTAGCTGTACCAGCGATTTTGAGGACATCAACACCAACCAAAACGCCCCCGCCGAGGTCCAGCCCGAGCTCCTCTTCCGCCAGGTCATCTACGGCTACGGCGACGCCATGGCTTACGAAGGCTTCGTCGCCGGCAACCTGCTCAGCCAGCACTTCGCGATGATCGATTTTAACCTCTTCGACCGCCACGCGCTGGCCTCGCCGCAGGAAGGCGGTAATCCCTGGCCGATCCTGTATACCGCGCTACGGGACAACGAAACCATCCTGGAAATCGCCCGCGAAAACCCGGCGCAATCCGTCTACGAAGGCCCCGCGCTGGTGATGAAGGCCTACTTGTCGATGACGCTGACGGATATGTTTGGGGACGTGCCTTATTTCGAGGCGTTTCAGGGGCGCTCCGCGGGCGTAACCACCCCAAGCTACGACCGCCAAGAGGACATTTACCTCGCCGACGGCGGCATCCTAGACAACTTGCTCACCGCCTTTGATCTTCTGGATAACTACCCCGGCACCCAACCCTTGCGCGGCGATATTCTCTACGACGGCGACCTCTCCGGCTGGGTCCAGTTCGCCCGTCTGCTCTACCTCAAAGCCCTGGTTCGGATCGGGGACCGCGAACCCATCGCCGCCCGGGTTTCGGCTAACCTTACCAGCGTTCCCATCCTCTCCAACAACGGCGAAAACGCCACCTTCCGCTTCACCGCCGGCCCGCCTAACAACTACCCGCTGACGACGGCTCGCGTCGGCATCTTCAACGTCTTCCTGATGTCCCAAACCGCCGCCAGCATCTTCGCGGAACTCAATGACCCCCGCGTGGAACGGCTCTACCGTCCCGCGGCTAATTCCGGCACTTTCACCGGGATTGCCAACGGTATTGACGCCGCCAGCGCAATCGTTCCCGATGACTTCGCCCGTCCCGGCACCATATTTCGGGAAGACGGGGCACAGTTCCAGTTTCACTACGCTACGTCCTGGGAACGATTCTTCCTCATGGCGGAAGCCGCACAGCGCGGATGGATCAATATGGACCCACAGGGTCAGTACGAAATCGGCGTAAAGCAAGCCTTCGAATATTGGGGCGTAGCCATGCCCGCCGACTACCTGACCACCGGCCCCGCCGCCTGGGACCCCGCGCGTGGCCTGGAACAAATCATGACCCAGAAATGGATCGCCAACGCCGGCAACGCCTACGAAGCCTGGACGGACTGGCGGCGCACGGGCTTCCCCCGTCTAGCGCCCGTCGAAGCCAGCCTGAACGACAATCTCATCCCCATCCGGATGCCCTATCCGAGTGAGGAGCAGGCGCTAAACTTCGAGAACTACTCGACCGCGGCCGCCGCGACGGATGGTAACTCCATCAACGTCCCCGTTTGGTGGGACCGATAA
- a CDS encoding SusC/RagA family TonB-linked outer membrane protein, which yields MLRIRLWATICGLLFTLCLSAQTQLSGVVVDAISGDPLIGATVQGPDGSDNGTVADFDGRFVIKLRQGDDYLRISYIGYESKKYKLGADAGGEEVRIALQPGATYDGEVVVTALGLKRENRELGYAVQQVGGDKLTDVQAVNFLDNLSGQIAGLQVTAGATGVGSSSQVVIRGQTSFTNNNPLFIVDGTPINNNTIINQTNEAAAGFQEVDFGNGAMEVNPADIESVSVLKGASAAALYGTRAANGVVVITTKSGGKQQGLGITFNSSFTVDNPFQLPRFQDEFGQGQGGEFEFVDGLGAGISDNITYSYGPRLDQGLNVSQFGSPVTLPDGRVVRGGDVAIHGGQTIPASPWVSRPDNVKDFYETGTTAINSLAISGGGEFGDFRLSATDLRSDSYIPGVDLNRKNISGKFGFRPTEKLTVNANVNYVNSNSSNRPGAGYGSENIGYSLVAWYPRQADTEALREYWQPGLEGTQQYSFNYTFFDNPFFTLFENRNSFNRDRVFGNLSASYELAPTLTATVRTGMDYSNELRQFRRAFSTNRFAQGGYAENDVSYREVNTDVLLDYKPNLAGDFSINLLGGANRLDQTASNKQSQALTLAQPGIYRLSNAASPVEIFDQTADKRINSVYGLAKFGYRNYLFLDVTARNDWSSALATSDNADNTSFFYPSASLSFLADRALTLPSAVSFLQLRAGWAQVGNDTDPYRTSSIFVAQTPFNGQPTFSEQAVLAAPDLVPERTTSAEVGFDLRLWDDRVGIDVTYYNQTTQDQILSLPVPQSSGYRQQIVNGGRVSAAGLEAVLSLSPVWSNNVKWSSQLNFSTNRATVDELPDGTERFTLAYSRVYNSVNQTVFFIVEEGGEIGDIWGTGYLRNADGDLVLNDAGGFIADNNLKKLGNANPDFILGWQNNVRLGNFDFGLLMDWRQGGDIVSRTLALAGVAGQLEETANRPAEGFVIEGVQNTGTAEAPVYTPNTTPISAESFYRSFYNRNHEENNVYDASFLKIREASLTYRFGDAQLENSFLRGLESLSISLVGRNLYAFTAIPHFDPEQFAIQGQNLIGGVEDISYPTARSFGVKLNVGF from the coding sequence ATGCTACGCATTCGCTTGTGGGCCACCATCTGTGGCTTGCTGTTTACGCTTTGTTTGTCCGCTCAGACCCAGCTTTCCGGAGTTGTTGTGGACGCCATCAGTGGCGATCCTCTAATTGGCGCGACCGTCCAGGGCCCCGATGGTTCAGACAACGGAACCGTTGCTGATTTCGACGGTAGGTTCGTCATTAAACTGCGCCAAGGTGATGATTACCTACGCATCAGTTACATCGGCTACGAAAGCAAGAAGTATAAATTGGGCGCTGACGCAGGTGGAGAGGAAGTTCGCATTGCCCTTCAGCCGGGAGCTACTTACGACGGGGAGGTCGTCGTCACCGCACTAGGATTGAAGCGCGAAAACCGGGAGTTAGGCTACGCCGTCCAGCAGGTAGGTGGGGATAAGTTGACCGACGTGCAAGCCGTCAACTTCCTGGACAACCTTTCCGGCCAGATCGCCGGCCTCCAGGTTACGGCGGGCGCGACGGGCGTAGGATCCTCTAGTCAAGTCGTGATCCGCGGGCAAACCTCCTTCACCAATAACAACCCGCTCTTCATTGTGGACGGGACGCCCATCAACAACAACACCATCATCAACCAGACCAACGAAGCGGCAGCGGGCTTTCAGGAGGTCGACTTTGGTAATGGCGCCATGGAGGTCAATCCCGCTGATATTGAGTCCGTCTCCGTGCTGAAGGGTGCCTCCGCGGCGGCCCTGTACGGGACCCGGGCGGCTAATGGAGTAGTGGTGATCACTACCAAATCCGGCGGTAAGCAGCAAGGGCTGGGGATTACGTTTAACTCCAGTTTTACCGTGGATAATCCATTCCAGCTGCCCCGCTTCCAGGACGAATTCGGCCAGGGGCAGGGCGGCGAGTTCGAGTTCGTCGATGGCCTCGGGGCGGGAATTTCGGATAACATTACTTATAGCTACGGGCCGAGACTTGATCAAGGGCTAAACGTCTCACAGTTCGGTAGTCCCGTGACTTTGCCCGACGGCAGGGTAGTGCGCGGCGGCGACGTCGCCATCCACGGTGGGCAGACCATCCCCGCCTCTCCGTGGGTTAGCCGGCCTGACAACGTCAAGGATTTCTACGAGACCGGAACCACGGCCATCAATAGCCTCGCCATCAGCGGCGGTGGGGAGTTTGGCGATTTCCGCCTCTCCGCTACCGACCTGCGGAGCGACAGCTACATCCCTGGCGTCGACCTTAATCGTAAGAACATCTCCGGCAAATTCGGCTTCCGGCCGACGGAGAAACTGACCGTCAACGCCAATGTCAACTATGTCAACTCTAACTCCAGCAACCGCCCCGGCGCGGGCTACGGCTCGGAGAACATTGGCTACAGCCTCGTCGCCTGGTACCCCCGCCAAGCGGACACCGAGGCCCTGCGCGAATACTGGCAGCCCGGTCTCGAAGGAACCCAGCAGTACAGCTTCAACTACACTTTTTTCGATAACCCATTTTTCACACTCTTCGAGAACCGCAACAGCTTCAACCGCGACCGCGTCTTCGGCAACCTCTCCGCCAGCTACGAACTCGCGCCGACGCTGACGGCGACTGTCCGCACGGGCATGGACTACAGCAACGAGCTGCGGCAGTTCCGTCGGGCGTTTAGCACCAACCGGTTCGCGCAGGGCGGGTATGCGGAGAACGATGTTTCCTACCGGGAGGTGAATACCGATGTTCTGCTCGACTACAAACCGAACTTGGCCGGTGATTTCTCCATCAACCTTCTCGGCGGTGCCAACCGGCTAGACCAGACGGCCAGCAATAAACAGTCCCAAGCCCTCACCCTCGCCCAACCCGGTATCTACCGCCTCAGCAACGCCGCCAGCCCGGTCGAGATCTTCGACCAGACGGCCGATAAGCGGATTAACTCCGTCTACGGCCTCGCCAAGTTCGGCTACCGGAACTACCTGTTCCTGGACGTGACGGCCCGCAACGACTGGTCCTCCGCCCTCGCCACGTCGGACAACGCGGATAACACCAGCTTTTTCTACCCGTCCGCGAGCCTGAGTTTCCTCGCCGACCGGGCGCTGACCCTGCCTTCCGCCGTGAGCTTCCTCCAGCTCCGCGCCGGCTGGGCCCAGGTAGGCAACGATACCGACCCTTACCGGACCTCGTCCATCTTCGTCGCCCAGACGCCCTTCAATGGCCAGCCGACCTTTAGCGAGCAGGCCGTCCTCGCCGCCCCCGACCTCGTCCCCGAGCGGACGACGAGCGCCGAAGTAGGCTTCGATCTCCGGCTGTGGGACGACCGCGTCGGCATCGACGTGACCTATTATAACCAGACAACGCAAGACCAGATCCTGAGCCTGCCCGTGCCGCAATCCTCCGGTTACCGGCAGCAGATCGTGAACGGCGGGCGGGTGAGCGCGGCCGGATTGGAGGCGGTGCTGTCCCTCAGCCCAGTGTGGAGCAACAACGTCAAGTGGTCCAGCCAGCTAAACTTCAGCACCAACCGGGCGACGGTGGACGAGCTGCCGGACGGAACGGAACGGTTTACCCTAGCCTACAGTCGGGTGTACAACTCGGTGAACCAGACGGTGTTTTTCATCGTCGAGGAAGGCGGCGAGATCGGTGATATCTGGGGCACGGGTTACCTCCGCAACGCAGACGGTGATCTCGTCCTTAACGACGCCGGCGGCTTCATCGCGGATAACAACCTTAAGAAACTCGGTAACGCCAACCCGGACTTCATCCTCGGCTGGCAGAACAACGTCCGCTTGGGCAACTTCGACTTCGGTTTGCTGATGGACTGGCGGCAGGGCGGCGACATCGTTTCCCGGACGCTGGCGCTGGCGGGCGTGGCCGGCCAGCTGGAGGAGACGGCTAACCGGCCGGCGGAGGGCTTCGTCATCGAAGGCGTCCAGAACACCGGCACGGCCGAGGCACCGGTCTACACGCCCAACACAACCCCCATCTCCGCCGAGAGCTTCTACCGTAGCTTCTACAACCGTAATCATGAGGAGAACAACGTCTACGACGCCAGCTTCCTGAAGATCCGCGAAGCCTCGCTGACCTACCGCTTCGGCGACGCGCAGTTGGAAAACAGCTTCTTGAGGGGGCTGGAGAGCCTGAGCATTAGCCTGGTGGGCCGGAATCTATATGCCTTCACGGCCATTCCGCACTTCGACCCGGAGCAATTCGCCATTCAGGGGCAGAACCTTATCGGTGGGGTAGAGGATATTTCTTACCCGACGGCGCGGTCGTTCGGGGTGAAATTAAACGTGGGGTTCTAA
- a CDS encoding ELWxxDGT repeat protein translates to MTNKPFLHHFLLLTTLLGGLFGPALSAQDAQQLSNFNYGNVHRSQVDQVYAVGDRLFATYRSVNGQGGAGLISEIDPTTGNVRALLDPQQSSLFSAGHGGTAPGVYGVGELIFAALSDAATGGGLYRIDGDRAELVYAAPGARFSKVVAAGGNHYFLATSTGSGLDLTTGTNDFLTLLLRTDGTAAGTAVVTSIPTNQFPTLLEISASADRLLLTVGNETETLLYLNDVATSALKSVTQANGEELRLRGVLAHQFSNQAPVFQAEQGSFYGFLPDGASVSLFQIPAGGTQAVPTDLGNDGKFGHLFVHDGTLHTLSVAGRNRAGITIHQVSAAGQTLPVLELTDHQLLQAPLTTAGKTLFLLRKGGQVTAQQFTGEGLRPFAGLPLGNYAPNAHVSGSVIYFNVEQDGNTKIACLNVRTGAVETFSLPEMDVAALRTVASGGQLFLLDPAEEVGLYDLQRWAPGQATVTPVGQFSLGRGPERPFIYGANQATGELLLRQGGDDLIHYGREASTEALQLPAGVTGLLTSARSIANTTFVSGQRGPNTYVDFVLTKKGLKEPTYRLADGKLIQGRNTRINFGLEGGHAVVTLDDEASTKAGFRFGLVGEGGSEGLLLSPIDPIFSAADAYDIPVPTYVSPGYFATELRTGGSAIYRVFDAAGTVLGNYGADAGCRVRGIGTNHVFLESSANVLAPRQMIVLNKNTGAALKTMPFPGTEVSPQYRETYVLGDRLIFVGLTAEHGRELFVVDAANDAVQVFKDIRPGAGQGIATTEIVRLGDRLYFAANDGTQGNELYVTDGTAAGTTMVMNLNPGAASANPADFLVHNGILYFAANGPSGYELYQLPEGASSPSLLLDLAPGTASSFPFDLTTDGDRLYFMAVGSDGYHELYNLPFSLVSTDGPLASAPAKVYPNPYGDEPVTLEAPFGEQITRIVCFDATGREVLAVSGQSSPTLQLNGANKLPGGQYWLRTTYASGKTSLNAIIRK, encoded by the coding sequence TTGACGAACAAGCCCTTTCTACACCATTTTCTACTGCTGACTACACTACTCGGTGGATTATTCGGGCCAGCCTTAAGCGCACAGGATGCCCAACAACTGAGTAACTTCAATTACGGTAACGTACACCGCAGCCAGGTAGACCAAGTATACGCTGTTGGCGATCGCTTGTTTGCTACCTACCGCAGTGTAAATGGACAGGGTGGCGCGGGGCTGATTTCGGAGATCGACCCAACGACCGGCAACGTCCGGGCCTTGCTCGATCCTCAGCAAAGCAGCCTTTTCAGCGCTGGCCACGGCGGTACGGCGCCCGGTGTTTACGGCGTCGGCGAACTGATCTTTGCCGCACTGTCCGACGCTGCGACCGGTGGCGGTCTCTACCGCATCGATGGTGACCGGGCCGAGTTGGTCTACGCCGCCCCCGGTGCCCGCTTTAGCAAAGTGGTGGCCGCCGGCGGGAACCACTACTTTTTAGCTACCTCCACGGGCTCAGGGTTGGACCTCACCACCGGCACGAATGACTTTCTGACGCTGCTGTTACGGACGGACGGCACGGCTGCCGGGACGGCGGTGGTAACATCCATTCCCACCAACCAATTCCCCACCCTGCTGGAAATCAGCGCCTCCGCGGATCGTCTACTCCTCACGGTTGGCAACGAAACGGAGACCTTACTGTACCTAAACGATGTCGCCACCTCAGCACTCAAATCGGTTACTCAGGCGAACGGTGAAGAGTTGCGCCTGCGTGGCGTCCTGGCTCATCAGTTCTCCAATCAAGCACCGGTGTTTCAGGCGGAGCAGGGAAGCTTTTATGGTTTCTTGCCCGATGGTGCTAGCGTTTCACTCTTCCAAATCCCTGCGGGTGGTACCCAGGCCGTACCTACGGACCTCGGTAATGACGGCAAGTTCGGTCACCTATTTGTCCACGATGGCACGCTGCACACGCTGTCGGTAGCTGGGCGAAATCGTGCGGGAATCACTATTCACCAAGTTTCCGCCGCCGGCCAGACGCTGCCGGTGCTTGAGCTAACTGATCACCAATTACTCCAAGCGCCCCTCACGACTGCGGGCAAAACGCTCTTCCTTTTGCGAAAGGGAGGGCAGGTAACGGCGCAACAATTTACCGGTGAAGGGCTGCGCCCATTTGCGGGTCTGCCGTTGGGGAATTATGCCCCTAACGCCCACGTCTCCGGAAGCGTCATCTACTTCAATGTGGAGCAGGACGGCAACACCAAGATCGCCTGCCTCAACGTACGCACCGGTGCCGTCGAAACCTTTTCCTTACCGGAGATGGACGTCGCTGCACTGCGCACCGTCGCATCCGGTGGACAACTTTTCCTCCTCGACCCGGCGGAGGAGGTGGGCCTTTACGATCTGCAGCGGTGGGCGCCGGGGCAAGCGACCGTCACTCCGGTTGGGCAATTCAGTTTGGGGCGGGGCCCGGAGCGTCCCTTTATCTACGGCGCCAATCAAGCCACCGGCGAATTGCTGCTGCGCCAGGGCGGCGACGACCTAATCCATTACGGCCGGGAAGCCTCCACCGAAGCGCTGCAATTACCCGCTGGCGTGACCGGTTTGCTTACGAGCGCCCGGTCGATCGCAAACACCACCTTCGTTTCCGGCCAGCGCGGACCAAATACTTACGTTGACTTCGTCCTCACCAAAAAAGGGCTGAAAGAACCCACCTATCGCCTGGCGGATGGTAAACTTATTCAGGGTCGCAACACGCGCATCAATTTTGGTCTGGAGGGCGGCCACGCGGTGGTTACGCTCGACGACGAGGCTTCCACCAAGGCTGGTTTCCGGTTCGGTCTCGTCGGGGAAGGCGGTAGCGAAGGCCTTTTGCTTTCGCCCATCGATCCCATTTTTTCGGCGGCGGATGCTTACGATATTCCGGTTCCTACCTACGTCAGCCCGGGCTATTTTGCGACGGAACTACGCACCGGCGGCAGCGCCATTTACCGCGTATTTGACGCCGCCGGAACGGTACTCGGCAATTACGGCGCTGACGCAGGATGCCGGGTAAGGGGGATCGGCACCAACCACGTTTTCCTCGAATCCTCAGCCAACGTACTCGCCCCCCGGCAAATGATCGTGCTCAACAAGAATACGGGAGCGGCGCTCAAAACAATGCCCTTCCCCGGCACCGAAGTGAGCCCGCAGTACCGGGAAACCTACGTATTGGGAGACCGCCTGATCTTCGTCGGGCTAACGGCGGAGCACGGCCGCGAACTCTTCGTAGTGGACGCCGCCAACGACGCCGTACAAGTGTTCAAAGACATCCGCCCCGGCGCCGGTCAGGGAATAGCCACCACGGAAATCGTCCGCTTGGGCGATCGACTCTACTTCGCGGCCAACGACGGTACCCAGGGGAACGAACTCTACGTCACCGACGGGACGGCCGCCGGCACCACGATGGTAATGAATCTCAATCCCGGTGCTGCTTCAGCGAATCCAGCTGATTTTCTGGTCCATAATGGTATTCTTTACTTCGCCGCGAACGGGCCGTCAGGCTACGAACTCTACCAATTGCCGGAAGGGGCATCGTCCCCGAGCCTGCTGCTGGACCTTGCCCCCGGCACCGCAAGCAGCTTCCCCTTCGACCTTACGACCGACGGTGATCGCCTTTACTTTATGGCCGTGGGCAGTGATGGTTACCACGAACTGTACAATTTACCCTTCAGCCTCGTCAGCACCGACGGCCCCCTGGCAAGTGCTCCCGCCAAGGTTTACCCTAACCCCTACGGCGACGAACCCGTCACTCTGGAGGCACCATTCGGAGAGCAAATCACCCGCATCGTCTGTTTTGACGCCACCGGCCGAGAGGTGTTAGCCGTGTCCGGTCAGTCCAGCCCTACCCTTCAGTTGAACGGTGCGAATAAGCTCCCCGGCGGCCAGTACTGGTTGCGGACGACTTACGCTTCCGGCAAAACCAGTCTGAACGCGATAATTCGAAAATAA
- a CDS encoding galactose oxidase has protein sequence MKTILYLLPFLLLVACQDATAPSEDDLPQVEKEIESGWREVTPADGSAPTARHEAAFIRVGDKAYLLGGRGIKPVDILDLETMTWTAGAESPVEIHHFQPVVYRDEIYLMGAMTGGYPGETPLPEIHIYSPAKDAWRTGATIPEGRRRGGAGAVLHDEKIYLVCGIVDGHRGGHVTWLDAYDPRTDTWTQLPDAPRPRDHFQAVSHENKLYAVAGRTTVAATNPFANTIGQVDVYDVPSQTWSTLTDTLPTHRAGNAALVLNDDLYVLGGESTAHEVAHSEVEVRGLPDGTWRALDSLSRGRHGTGVVHHGGQLIMASGCGNRGGSPELADIIAVALKK, from the coding sequence ATGAAGACAATCCTTTACCTCCTGCCCTTCCTTTTGCTGGTCGCTTGCCAAGACGCGACGGCACCTTCCGAAGATGACTTGCCGCAAGTCGAAAAAGAGATAGAAAGTGGTTGGCGGGAAGTTACTCCAGCTGATGGTTCGGCGCCCACGGCTCGCCACGAGGCGGCCTTCATTCGGGTGGGTGATAAAGCCTACTTACTCGGCGGCCGGGGCATCAAACCCGTCGACATCCTTGACCTGGAGACCATGACTTGGACGGCCGGGGCGGAAAGCCCGGTGGAAATCCACCACTTCCAACCCGTCGTTTACCGCGATGAGATCTACCTGATGGGCGCCATGACCGGCGGTTACCCCGGTGAAACGCCCCTTCCCGAGATCCATATCTACAGTCCGGCCAAGGATGCCTGGCGTACGGGTGCCACCATCCCGGAAGGCCGCCGCCGGGGCGGTGCCGGAGCCGTCCTGCACGACGAAAAGATCTACCTCGTTTGTGGTATTGTAGACGGCCACCGAGGTGGCCACGTCACCTGGCTGGATGCTTACGATCCCCGAACGGACACTTGGACGCAGCTACCGGACGCTCCGCGGCCGCGCGATCACTTCCAGGCCGTATCCCACGAGAACAAGTTATACGCCGTTGCGGGGCGGACGACGGTGGCAGCCACCAATCCTTTCGCTAATACTATTGGACAAGTGGACGTGTACGATGTTCCAAGCCAGACTTGGTCTACGCTCACCGATACGCTGCCGACACACCGGGCGGGCAATGCAGCGCTGGTGCTTAATGACGATCTGTATGTGCTGGGTGGGGAGTCCACCGCGCACGAGGTGGCCCACAGTGAAGTGGAAGTTCGCGGCTTACCCGACGGAACTTGGCGGGCGTTGGATTCCCTCAGTCGCGGGCGCCACGGAACGGGCGTGGTACACCACGGCGGCCAACTCATCATGGCCAGTGGGTGCGGTAACCGGGGTGGTTCTCCGGAGCTAGCGGACATCATCGCTGTAGCGCTGAAAAAATAA
- a CDS encoding DUF2064 domain-containing protein yields the protein MNTTAHHTTAILLFSRSAEAEVCTKDFGVGGMSAQRLAAALIRRTDKTLAATNYPVHRFDETRQRGHSFGERLANAMADVFALGYQNLLVVGNDAPDLHAGLLRRAASELARGRSTLVPDHRGGVALLGITAQQFLSLELEQLSWETEFIFQELAIALPTAWIGSRVRDINFNRDLRAIWFRVRSVFGHLAAAIFGLSAIAISPVFVSATSFRTATLRGPPAR from the coding sequence TTGAATACCACCGCTCACCATACTACCGCAATCCTGCTATTCAGCCGCTCGGCTGAGGCTGAGGTCTGCACCAAAGATTTTGGGGTTGGGGGAATGAGTGCCCAGCGTTTGGCGGCAGCCTTGATTCGCCGTACCGATAAGACCTTGGCTGCCACTAATTATCCCGTTCATCGCTTTGATGAAACCCGGCAACGCGGACATTCCTTCGGAGAGCGGCTGGCCAACGCCATGGCGGATGTATTTGCCCTTGGTTACCAAAATCTGCTCGTAGTCGGTAACGATGCGCCGGACCTGCACGCCGGGTTACTACGCCGGGCCGCCAGTGAATTAGCGCGCGGAAGATCCACGCTGGTTCCCGATCACCGGGGTGGGGTGGCGCTGTTGGGTATCACGGCGCAACAATTTCTTAGTCTAGAACTGGAGCAACTGAGCTGGGAGACGGAATTTATTTTTCAAGAACTGGCCATCGCATTACCCACCGCGTGGATTGGAAGCCGAGTACGTGACATTAATTTCAACCGTGATCTGCGGGCTATTTGGTTCCGGGTGCGCTCAGTGTTTGGTCACTTAGCCGCAGCGATTTTCGGTCTTTCGGCCATCGCCATTTCTCCCGTTTTTGTCTCCGCCACCTCATTCCGAACGGCGACGCTTCGCGGCCCACCGGCACGCTGA
- a CDS encoding sodium:solute symporter codes for MQTDHITILQWVLVIGSSLALFGVAPLARTAAEFFGGRTKDRAPTVVALTSSLVISWLFAKSITNAANLGLAFGLIGGVAYAAYYLSFAVAGWVIYRMRTVGGYTSIHHFLRSNFGRGAVLVFSLLICFRLFNEVWSNTMVIGSYFGGVGDTAYYLAILVFTALTLAYSLKGGMSSSILTDVIQMALFGVLLVVILGAIIPRINYSAAPLLSSGEWTMAAGGNLLLVAILQSFSYPFHDPVLTDRAFLSSPQATLKAFLYATPIGFGCILLFSFVGIYGQVAGVEGQAPVEVAKLLGGPILLVMNFIMITSAASTLDSTFTSFSKLAVVDIAGAAAGAKQRGGGTSLDAEYLTPTQPTPSVKRGRIAMVAIVVLGTIPVFLNPTILSATTVSGAMVFGLAPVFCLWNTQAGPLSFHLSVGFGLLCGLAYALGVWPDSWILTSGKYNGLLSVSLVETIGCTLLYLLPIPFTKNASR; via the coding sequence ATGCAAACCGATCACATCACTATTCTGCAGTGGGTCTTGGTCATTGGCAGTAGCCTGGCCCTGTTCGGTGTGGCTCCCTTAGCCCGGACGGCGGCGGAGTTCTTCGGTGGGCGCACGAAGGATCGGGCTCCGACGGTGGTGGCGTTGACGAGCAGCCTCGTTATCAGTTGGTTGTTTGCCAAATCCATCACCAACGCGGCGAATCTCGGCTTGGCCTTTGGCTTGATCGGCGGGGTAGCCTACGCGGCCTACTACCTCAGCTTCGCCGTGGCTGGCTGGGTCATCTACCGGATGCGGACGGTGGGGGGGTACACCTCCATCCACCATTTTCTGCGGAGCAACTTTGGCCGGGGGGCAGTGCTGGTTTTTTCGTTGCTCATTTGCTTTCGCTTGTTCAATGAGGTGTGGTCCAACACCATGGTCATCGGCAGTTACTTTGGCGGGGTGGGGGATACGGCTTACTACCTGGCCATCCTGGTCTTTACGGCGCTGACGCTGGCCTACAGCCTGAAGGGCGGAATGTCCTCCAGCATCCTCACGGACGTGATCCAGATGGCACTATTCGGGGTGTTACTGGTGGTCATTCTCGGAGCGATCATTCCCCGAATCAATTACTCCGCCGCGCCCTTACTGAGTAGTGGGGAGTGGACGATGGCGGCCGGTGGGAATCTGCTCCTTGTCGCCATTCTGCAGAGCTTCAGTTACCCCTTTCACGATCCGGTTCTGACGGATCGGGCTTTTTTGAGTAGTCCGCAAGCTACCCTCAAAGCCTTCCTGTACGCCACACCAATTGGTTTTGGGTGCATTCTATTGTTCAGTTTCGTGGGCATTTACGGTCAGGTTGCCGGCGTGGAAGGGCAGGCTCCGGTGGAGGTCGCCAAGCTGCTCGGTGGCCCGATTTTGCTGGTTATGAATTTCATTATGATCACCTCCGCGGCGAGTACGCTGGATTCCACTTTCACCAGTTTTTCCAAGTTAGCCGTAGTGGATATTGCGGGCGCTGCCGCAGGTGCCAAGCAAAGGGGAGGTGGGACCAGTCTCGATGCGGAGTACCTTACTCCAACACAACCCACCCCAAGCGTGAAGCGCGGTCGGATAGCCATGGTCGCCATCGTAGTGCTGGGGACGATCCCCGTCTTCCTGAACCCAACCATTCTTTCGGCGACGACCGTATCCGGAGCAATGGTATTCGGCCTGGCGCCGGTTTTTTGCCTGTGGAATACGCAGGCGGGCCCCCTCAGCTTTCACCTTTCCGTCGGGTTCGGTTTGCTATGCGGTCTGGCTTACGCTCTGGGTGTCTGGCCGGATAGTTGGATATTAACCTCCGGCAAGTACAATGGTCTGCTGAGCGTCAGCCTGGTAGAAACCATTGGGTGTACGCTGTTGTACCTCTTGCCGATCCCCTTCACCAAAAACGCAAGCAGATGA